Proteins encoded together in one Lathyrus oleraceus cultivar Zhongwan6 chromosome 5, CAAS_Psat_ZW6_1.0, whole genome shotgun sequence window:
- the LOC127086082 gene encoding pentatricopeptide repeat-containing protein At5g42310, chloroplastic — protein sequence MLLFSPSSTKFLHDNINTLINMLLLQPQLTATPLPFHSTRVKIFPIHRRHHHYHHCAISQPPPSATTSFSSANLIIKDDGPDDILSLQNRRYDFAPLLNFLSNDSNSNNNNNTDSLSPTSLDSTEFQLAESYRAVPAPLWHALLKSLCSSTSSINLAYAVVSWLQKHNLCFSYELLYSIIIHALGRNEKLYEAFLLSQRQVLTPLTYNALIGACARNGDLEKALNLMSRMRSDGFQPDFVNYSSIIKSLTRSNRIDSPVLQKLYAEIESDKIEADGHLLNDIILGFSKACDATRAMHFLAVAQGKGLSPKSGTLVAVILALGNSGRTVEAEALFEEIKENGLEPRTRAYNALLKGYVKTGSLKDAEFVVSEMEKCGVLPDEHTYSLLVDAYSQAGRSESARIMLKEMEASNLQPNSFIYSRILASYRDKGEWQKSFQVLKEMKSCGVQPDRHFYNVMIDTFGKYNCLDHATATFERMMSEGIRPDTVTWNTLIDCHCKSSRHNRAEELFEEMQQSGYSPCVTTYNIMINSMGAQERWERVSDLLSRMQSQGLMPNAVTYTTLVDIYGKSGRFDDAIECLEVLKSMGFKPTSTMYNALINAYAQRGLSDQAVNAFRKMAAEGLTPSLLALNSLINAFGEDRRDAEAFAVLQYMKDNDVEPDVVTYTTLMKALIRVDKFRKVPAVYEEMVRSGCTPDRKARAMLRSALRYMKQTLRS from the exons ATGCTCCTTTTCTCTCCTTCATCCACCAAATTTCTTCATGATAACATTAACACATTAATTAACATGTTGCTTTTGCAACCGCAACTAACTGCTACTCCGTTACCGTTCCATTCAACCCGCGTTAAAATTTTCCCAATCCATCGCCGCCACCACCACTACCACCACTGTGCCATCTCTCAGCCACCTCCATCCGCCACCACATCCTTCTCATCCGCCAACCTAATAATCAAAGACGACGGCCCCGACGACATTCTTTCCCTCCAAAACCGCCGTTATGACTTCGCTCCTCTCCTCAACTTCCTCTCAAACGATTCCAActccaacaacaacaacaacacagaCTCGCTCTCTCCCACTTCCCTCGACTCAACCGAGTTCCAACTCGCCGAGTCATACCGAGCCGTTCCAGCTCCACTCTGGCACGCGCTTCTCAAATCCCTCTGCTCCTCTACCTCCTCCATTAACCTAGCATACGCCGTCGTTTCATGGCTCCAGAAACACAACCTCTGTTTCTCCTACGAGCTTCTCTACTCAATCATCATCCACGCGCTTGGACGAAACGAAAAGCTCTACGAAGCTTTCTTACTCTCTCAACGACAGGTTCTAACTCCGTTAACCTATAATGCATTAATCGGTGCTTGTGCTCGTAACGGTGACCTAGAAAAAGCGCTTAACCTAATGTCTAGAATGCGCAGTGACGGTTTTCAACCTGATTTTGTCAATTATAGTTCAATTATCAAATCCCTAACTCGTTCCAATCGAATCGATTCTCCGGTTCTTCAAAAGCTTTATGCTGAAATCGAATCGGATAAAATTGAAGCCGATGGTCACCTATTGAATGATATAATCCTCGGTTTTTCGAAAGCCTGCGATGCAACACGTGCAATGCATTTTCTTGCTGTTGCTCAGGGTAAAGGTTTGAGCCCTAAATCAGGAACTCTTGTTGCGGTTATATTAGCTTTGGGAAATTCGGGTAGAACGGTTGAGGCAGAGGCGTTGTTTGAGGAGATTAAAGAAAATGGTTTGGAACCGAGAACTAGGGCTTATAATGCATTGCTGAAAGGTTATGTGAAAACTGGTTCTCTTAAAGATGCAGAGTTTGTTGTTTCTGAAATGGAGAAGTGTGGTGTTTTGCCTGATGAACATACTTATAGTTTGTTGGTTGATGCTTATTCTCAGGCTGGAAGATCGGAGAGTGCAAGGATTATGTTGAAAGAAATGGAAGCGAGTAATTTGCAGCCGAATTCGTTTATTTATAGTAGAATATTGGCGAGTTATAGGGATAAAGGGGAGTGGCAGAAATCGTTTCAGGTTTTGAAGGAGATGAAGAGTTGTGGTGTGCAGCCTGATAGACATTTTTATAATGTGATGATTGATACTTTTGGAAAGTATAATTGTCTCGATCATGCGACGGCGACATTTGAACGAATGATGTCTGAGGGGATTCGACCGGACACAGTTACATGGAATACCTTGATTGATTGTCATTGTAAGTCTAGTCGACATAATAGGGCGGAAGAATTGTTTGAGGAAATGCAGCAGAGTGGGTATTCGCCTTGTGTTACGACTTATAACATTATGATTAATTCTATGGGTGCACAGGAAAGATGGGAACGAGTGAGTGATTTGTTGAGCAGAATGCAGAGTCAAGGATTGATGCCCAATGCTGTTACCTATACAACTCTTGTCGATATTTATGGAAAATCTGGAAGGTTTGATGATGCCATCGAGTGCCTCGAGGTGTTGAAATCTATGGGATTCAAGCCAACTTCGACCATGTATAATGCCCTAATTAATGCCTATGCACAGAGG GGTCTGTCCGATCAAGCAGTAAATGCATTTAGGAAGATGGCAGCTGAGGGTCTTACTCCCAGTCTTTTAGCTCTCAATTCCTTAATCAATGCTTTTGGTGAAGATAGAAGAGATGCTGAAGCCTTTGCTGTACTGCAGTACATGAAAGACAAT GATGTTGAACCTGATGTAGTTACTTATACCACACTCATGAAAGCTTTGATTCGTGTTGACAAGTTCCGCAAG GTTCCAGCAGTGTATGAAGAAATGGTTAGGTCTGGATGCACTCCAGATAGAAAAGCTAGAGCAATGCTGCGGTCTGCTCTTAGATACATGAAACAGACCCTAAGATCATAA